From the Oceanobacillus kimchii X50 genome, the window TCGTCGTAATACAGGGAATTTATCTCCATCTCGACTCGATATACCCGTGAGAAAGGTAAGAATATCAATCGCAAGACTTTCCGAATCCTTTTTCTTTTTCATAATGACAAAAGGATCAAGTAGTCCTTTATTGCTTTCCTCACTCGTTAAATTGACAATATTTATTTCATGAGCAATTTCGGGCAATGTTTCTTTCCATTTTCCTCGTTCCGCTTTTGGGTCAACAATGAGAGCTTGACCACCAAAAAGAACCGCATAATAGACAAGCAGGTTATTACTAAAGGATTTCCCACCACCGAGTGAACCTAAGAATGCAGATGCTAACGCATTGGTGACAGAACCTTTTACGCCTTGACTGGCTAGGCTTGGATTGAGATAGACATTTCTTCCCGTATCTAAGTTGTAACCAAAATAAATCCCTTCCGTTTCTCCCAACATTTGTGTTGCCCCAAATCCAAGTCCTGCAAGAAAATCAGACGTAACATATTGAATGTAATCATTCATATAACGCTTACTAGCTGGGATAAATTCACTGTGTAAGCCCAACATATCCCCAAATGGACGAACGAGTTTCACGTTTAAATCGTCATAAAAATCTTTCACCTCATTACAACGCTGTTTAAGTTCGTCTAAATTAGGGGCAGAAACTCGGATCACATAACTTAACTTATACATCGATTCCTTCGTTTGGTCGAGAACGTCTTCTAATTCGTTCACCTGTTCCAATGCGTCGATAACATTACTGCCTGTTTCGTTATCGGATTCCCAGGCATGATTATCCAAGTCTTTGAGTTCTTTTTTCTTATTTCGCACGGTAGACAAGGCTTTTTTGTTGGTGACTATTTCTACATTCATGGACGTATCGATTGGGAAATCGAATTGTTGTTGTTGATAATAAAAGATTTCATCGGATGGAAATTCAAGATCACCGACAATCGAGTTGATGGTAAAATAAGAAACATAAGTCGTCTGTTCTTCCTGTTCGATTTTTAAATAACGTTGGTTTTCCTCGATCAAACAACGAGTCGGTTTAATCAGATCATAACGCTTCACTAAAGTTTCCTTTTTTAATTTCTTTAGAGGGAGGGCATAGTCATATTCGTCATAAGCAATTCCTGTTTGTTCATGAAGATGTTCAATCAGATAGCCAAAGTCATTTTTATCTAGAGGGCGTACTTTAAAACGCCTAGATATTTTGTTTTGTAGTAAAGATTCCATTTTAGAGAAACGTCTGATTTCTTCATGAGGCATGGAAACAAAATCTCCCATCAGGTGATGGTTTACATCACGGACAAATGAAGAAAGTGAATTTTTGATGTTTTTCCCCATTGCTTTCATACTGACTTCTTCTTCATTCAGCAATAGTTTAAACCCGATAAAAAAATGATAGTCTACTTGGTGTTCACCAATCATGGAAACAAGGGCTTCCGTTTGGTCATCAATACGCTCATAAGCAACTTCTTTTAATCGTCCTGTCACTAACTCTTTACTTCGTTCCTGCACCGAACGAATACTGCTTGCGGTACTGATCTGTAAGGCATGAATTTTGCCGTCTTGATTCTGGGCAATTAATTGACGGAAGTGGTCATGTACTTGTATTTTCTCATCCTCCGATAAAAAGGAATAATTATATGGCAACAACTCATAATAGGCAAAACATTCGCCGTCATGATTGAAAACAAGATTATTTTCAAGGTATTTAATCGGATAACGCATGGACTTCACTCCTCACAGCAGTGATGGATTCATTTACCTTCACACGTTGAAGTTTGACGGGTTTTCCTGCATAAGTCACTTTAGGCCGGAACCAATATGTCAATACTGACTTGAGAAAGCTATACGGTTTCTTGCCATCAAATGTTTTCTGACTCATAAACCATGTCAAACCAACTGGAATCCCGATATATTTTAATAACGCTCCATCAATAAAAGAGAGTGGGGGAAGATTCCCAAGTAACATCACCACTAGAAGTGAAAGGACAAACCATGACATTTGATTGAATGTTACGGGAAAGGGTAAGGGAAAATCATTAATTGCATAGATGACTTTTTCTACCGACCAAATACGTGTGTAGCTCTTTAATTTTTTCAAATAGAATCATCCTTTCACACATAGAAAAAACAGCCTGTCCAATAACAAGCTGCTTCTCCAACTATTGAACATATTCAAATACACCATGTGACGTCACAAGAAAGCTGCCTTCAATTTCAAGATCAAGTCCAAAAGCTCTATAATCAATATAATTCTGTAAGTTAGCAGGGACTTCCCCAAGTACGCCTGTTTCTTCTATCAAATATCTCGCAACATCTTCCATATTTTCACAATCAGAATAACAAATGATGTCATCCTGATGTTCCAGTAATTCTTCCAAACTATCAAACCAATAGCCTTGCACTTCTGATAGTGCATCATATAAAGGAGAGCCTTCGATTTCTTGAACCATTGCACATAACCGATTGATTTCAGAAATCGGCGTATATTCATCCACCTCAAAGGGCAACTCGAAATCATGAATTGCATATTCTTCATATTCGTCATTTAAACCAATACGTTCTTTCACATCTTCCATATCAATGGGTGGGGTAAACCAAGCACCAACCAATTCACCCTCATTATATTTTCCGAGGTTAGCTATATAGACCTGCATTTCCATTGGTTATCACATCCTTTTTATTAAAAATAACCATAAAAAAAGCAGCAGCTTATTATCTGCTGATACACAAATGAGGCTTGTTAATCCCTACCGCACTACCGTTTGGTCCACCATTTTTTTGCAGAACATAAGAAGACCACTTATCTTCCACAAAAAAACGGTATAATTTAAGCCCCTATGATTCGATTAAAGAGATTTAACAACACATCTTTCACTCCGGCCGCATTAAAGACTAATCCAACCGCAACCAAAGCAATAATTAAAAAGCCTATCAATTTGGAAAACTCCCGTTTAAAGCCTAAATAAATTCCAATCACGACAATTGCCATTAATACTAACGATTGTGCATTACTTAGAAACCAGTTGTATAAATTCTGCCCAAAATTCATTTGGATTTTCTCCCTTCATAAGTTAATCATTCGTTATCTGATGATGGTTGAATCACTTTCTCTATAGGAATGGTTTGTTGCATGAGTATTTTTTGATGGCGCTTGGATAACTCTGTCTGTTCCAACATATCCTTAATTACACTCGTTTGATTGAGTTCATCTATCTTTGTCGCTAGTTTCCAAGTTGGGGCGACTTGATGAGCTAGCCATCTGAGTGTCTTATCAAAAGTGTAAGGTTCGGGCTTTGTCGTTAATGAAATTTTTCTATTCACACCCAAATCCAAAAATCGTTGCCATTCCTTATTCATTTTCCAACTACTGCGACGTTTTTCCTCGTTTTTATCGACAAAACGAATATACCGATTAATGATCGAAAAGGCAGTCCGTCCAGCGTCTTCATACATCATTAGATCGACAACCGCATGGTAAGCACGATCATTTTTCAAACGGATTTCAAAACGATTTTTCATGTCCGTATCTTCGAGTGATGTTCCATATTTCACGTATTGTTCATAATCCTTTTCATACGCACAAAAGTACACGTCACTTTTTAAAGAACCAATATATAACGTATTTCCCATGTCAGGCTTGTCTTCACTCTGCACAAGTTCACCAGAACGATAGCTTTTAAAACTACGGAAAACAGAGATACATTCTTCATTACGACATTTGTTAGTCAGAAATGGAATATCCAATATCCCTGTTTTATCGTTTATCGCAAGATCAATTCGTTTAAAAACTCCACCAACACGAAACACTTCCATAAAAAAATCGAACCATGTTCGTTGCTGTGCTAGTAGGAAATTCTCAAATTGCCTGCATCCTTTTCCTTTAAGTTCAAGTAAACAGCCTTTGTCTTCATCAGGAGAAACCATGACCACAATATCACCAAAAACGTATTGTTCCATATAAGAGTAAAATGCAAAATCCTCATGTAACATGTATTCCATTTTAAGTTTCAAAATATCTTCAATAACTGGTTTCGGGTTTGTCGTTAAAAATCGAATCCGCACATAATCAAATAAGATTTCTAATGGAGCATCTGGGTTAAATTGTTCTAAAATATCGAACAAGGCAGCTTGTAGTGAATCGGAAGGAGTTACTTTTCCTGTTTCGATTTCACTCATATATTGTCTTGAAATCCCAATATGAACAGCCAGTTTATTTTGAGACACACCGTATTCCAGTCGTTTTTCCTTTAATTGTTGATACCAAGGTACTTGGTTCATGTGCATTCCTCCAAACTAAAAAAGATGTCAACTAAAGGTTAAAAGCTGACATCTTCTCCGTATGTTCCAAACCGTTGCGCCATCAGGTGTTATTAGCTTTTGGAACAGTTTCTTATTGTTTTTCTACCCCCCTGTTAGAAATGGGGGGTTAAGGCGTGGCTGTCGCCACGCAGGCTTTGCCCAGCACAGCGGCTTTCGCTTCGCACGCCGCCGCACTGGGCAGCCTTTATTACACTAATTTACCAATTTCTTTTAGAAAATCGTGACCTTTGGGGACAAGGGGTGTATAAAATTCAGAAATGACATTATCCCCTTTATCGACATACCCCCGGCCTTTAATCTGTTTTAAGAAAAATTGTTTTTGTACGTCGCTTCCAAACATCATTCCATACCCGAGCTCACTCATACGACCTAAAGCAACCCGAAAATTAAATTGATCTCGAATGCCGTCCCCAAGGTATTTTGCGTCTGGTCGCTGACAGGCGAGGATAAGAAAGAAGCCAGCTTGTCGTCCTAACATAACAATCTGTTTTAGCTTAGTTAACACCGCTGTATTTTCCTTAGAAGCAAGCATTCCCATAAAAGCTACGTACTCGTCAAAAATTAAAAAGTGAGGAGATAGGCCTAAATAAGCATAGTTTTCTCCTGTTTTATAACCCTTCATCTGTTTCATTTCTTCACTACGAACCATCATAGCTTCATAAAATTGGTCAATACATGCCATCATGTCTTCCTTTTTATAATAGACATCTGGCATAACAGTGGCTAAATCCGCTAAATCTGCATTTTTCGGATCTAAGATATACAATTTTGCGTCTGTTTTGAGTAGGGCTTCAATCAAAGTTAAAATAAAGTACGTTTTCCCACCGCCTGTTCCACCGGCGATTAACATATGCGGCAATTTATCATATTCCCAATAGAGTGATTTCATCAGTTTTAAGCTGCCATTTTGGGCAATGACTTCCTCAATCGGAATACGGTTCACACTCATATCATAAAAAAGGATATACTCCACATAGGAATCGTGTAACTCTTTTGAAACTAATTCACAATACAGCCCACTTTCCAGTTTGTTTTCAAGATTCAACAACTGATCTTGATATTTCCCAAGTGTAATTTCCACTTGAATATGAAGTAATCCTTTTTCAAATCGGTAATATATCTTTGGAAAATGGCTGATTTTTTCCTTAGTTTTATTGGATGGAATGTCCTTAAAGAAACCCTCTTGTGTGACTTGTTTCGTTTCGTACCAGCCATTTTCCAGAATCATTTTTGCGAGCTTTTGACGATGAATGACTTGCTTTATCTTGTCATACCGATAGCGATAATAGAGATACGCACATCCAGCGGTTAAGGCAAGACTGATTAACAAGGTCACCCATCCATATGTGCTAAAAAAGTGTATTTGAAACACATCCAATTGCCACGTGGTAGAGAGTAAAAATGACAGATGAAAAGGGATAAAGGAAACGAGCCATACACCAGTCAATCCAAAGAATATAAATTGAAAGACGAGGGAAGCATCTTTTTCTTTAATGCGTTTCCCTCGTCTCTTAAAAGTTTTCATTATTTTTCCTTATCAGGGGTAGATTTTGAAACATTACTAGTCGATGTTGCCGCTTTTCCCTTTAAGACTAAATCATCTGCTTTAATGTACCAATCAACATCTGCGCCACGGAATGTTGCATTTGCGACGGGGCTTATGTTACAGAGGAAAGAATTGATAAAGCGAAAAATCTTAAGTTAGCTATTACAGCAGGAATTGGATCGGATCATGTTGATTTAGATGCAGCAATTGAAAAAAATATTACTGTAGCTGAAATACCTGGTAGTAATAATGTAAGTGTAGCAGAGCAAAATGTAATGGAAGCGTTATTACTCTTGAGAAACTATGAAGAAGGTCATCGCCAAGCTGTAGAAGGGGAATGGGATTTGCCAAAAGTTGGTGCTAGAGCTCATGATATTGTCGGGAAAAAAGTAGGTATATTTGGTTTGGGTCGCATAGGCGAGCTTACAGCCAAGCGATTGAAACCGTTTGAAGTAGAATTACAATATCATGATCCATATAGAAAAGAAGATTTGGAAAATGAAATTGGAATTGATTATGTAGATTTCGATACGTTGATTCAAACTTCAGATGTCGTTATTGTTCAGTCTCCACTAACGAAAGATACGAAGAATAAGTTTGATAAAAATGTTATCAGCCAAATGAAAGATGATGCGGTTTTAGTTAATTGCGCAAGAGGTGGCATAGTTGAAAAAGATGCCCTAGCAGAAGCAGTAAATAAAGGTAAAATCCGTTATGGTGGTGATGTGTGGTATCCATAGCCTGCACCAAAAGATCATCCATGGCGAGCGCTTAAACAGACTGGACTTACTGTTCACTATTCTGGTATGACTGTAGAAGCGCAAGAAAGAATTCAAAAAGGAGTACAAGAAATTTTAACCAGCTTCATGAATAATAATCCTATAAACGATTCGTATTTAATCGTAGATAATCATAAAATTACGAACCAAAGTTATCAAACTCAAAGCTAACGGGACATAACAATAAGTTTTGCCAAGAGTCGGATGATAACCTTAATAAGCGTAAGAAATATACGGAGACTCCTTCCTATGGGGAAGGGGCCTAGGCGAGACCCCGGAATGCGGAGCATCCGAAGGCTCACCAGCCGCCCATGGAAAGCGGAGTATATTTCTTACGCGGGTTTCAAAACCTATTCATTCGGGTTTATCTTTCTTTTATAAAATAGTACTCTTAAGAAACAAGTCGAATACGTTAGTTTGATGTGTTCTCATGTTTACCTTGTCCCCATAATCCTATGACTTTGTAGATGACGATAATAGCTGCTGCACCAAGTAGAAGAACTACTGGTATAGCCCATGTGAATCCAAGCGCGAATAGAATTGGAGCAAAGGTAACAATAATAATATCAATCGGGGCCACACCTACATAAGCAAGGGCATAGTCTTCAGGTGTGCGACTTTTAAGTTCGGGGTCAACTATTCGTAATAGTGCAAGTCCCATAGCGACGGTTCCTGTACTCCAACCCCAACCAAAAATTGATTTCTCTAACCAGAATTCTTTGAATATGTTTGGACCGACAAAGCGGAATAACAGATAAGCCCACAATGTTCCAAAAGCAAAAAGGAGAATTAGTGGTAGAGCGTAATCCATAACCACTGTTATATTTATAGAAGCAATACCAAAAGCAACAAGAAAGTCGGTTGCAGTACCTCCTATACGCTCCATCACACGACCGTCAACATATTTATCTGATTTTATTCGTCGACTGATAGCTTGAAATAATAAACCGAGTATAAATGCAACACTAAATAATGGAATGGATATTGCTGGAATTAAATCAGAAAGTGTATTTGTCAGCCAATAAGATATACCAATGATAAAAGCAATAATAGCCAGATGTAATACCAGTGGGTCAATGGAACTCGAGGACACCGTTTCTTGTCCCATATTGAATCTCTTTGATTTTGGCATTAAACCCGATTTTAATTCAGATGGAAGGTCTTTAAAGCTAGTAATAAACTGTGTCTTTCCACTCTCTGTACTATGCTTAATAAGAAATAATCCACCTAAAACAGCAACTAGTAATCCGACTGTTGCTGATGTCATTCCAAGATCCATCGCTTCTTCCCATCCAGCATGGATTAAGCCTTCTCCAAGGGCGGCGGCTGTACCATGTCCACCTAAGAAACCTGCTCCTAAAATTAATCCAAATCCATTTGGCAAATCATTAAAGATGGGGTTAAGAATAAGCATAGCGAATAAAACACCAATGCCCCACATAGATAATGTAAGAATCATCGAGTATGAAAACATATTGCGTACACGATGAAAAACTTCAGATAAACGTACCTTTGCAGCCCCGATAGGTATTGCTGCAAAAATAACAGCAATTAACAAGCTCGGATAAACGCTGAATTGTTCGGAAAAAGGTAGAATTCCTAATCCACTAGGACCGAAAGCAAGCCCTAGAAATCCTGCAATCATACTAGCTGGTAAGAATAAGGATTGAATCCACCTCACTTTTGCACGTAAAATGGTCCCAACTAATAGTAATCCAGAAATAATACTTATATCTATCATTAACGACCAAATTGTAAAATTCTCCATTTCGATAAAATTCCTCCTTCATTTATTTTTTAAACGACTGTTTAGGATTTGGTGTGAGAGTTTGTAGAAAGTGATAGCTTATTGCTACAGGTTTGGAGGATATACATAGACTATCTATTATACCATATCTGAGAGTTTTGATATAGTTTACTATTAATTAAAGAAGCAACTGTGAGCTGTTGTAAGAGCTCACAGTTGCTTCAGCCATGCTATATAACATTCTATCTAATACCACAACTACAAATAGTTATGGGGCATAAATATTATATTTGGATAATAGGTAAGCCTAATTTTAATTGAAAACGGTGACTCCCGCTCAACAGAGCTTAAAATATGGAAATTCGAAGAAAATCGAAGAATGATTAGTGCATAAAGTTTGTCTATTAACCAAAGTACAAGCAAATAACAAAAAATATAGTGAAAAGAGCACGTCTATNNNNNNNNNNNNNNNNNNNNNNNNNNNNNNNNNNNNNNNNNNNNNNNNNNNNNNNNNNNNNNNNNNNNNNNNNNNNNNNNNNNNNNNGTAAAGAAGCACGTCTATTAACCAAAGTACAAGCAATAACAAAATTAATAAGTGTAAACGAAGACACGCTATCTAACCAAAGTACAAAGCAATAACAAAATTAATAGTGAAAAGAGCACGTCTATCAACCAAAGTACAAGCAAATAACAAAAATTATAGTGAAAAGAGCACGTCTATCAATCAAATCACAAGCTCATTAATTGGTTACACTAGGAAAAAGGTTTTGTTTTCCTAGTTAGTTGAATCCGTGCCTGCTAAAGGCCCCGTCAGCAATGAATAGCAAACAAACATTCAGATTTTATACCAAATATTTTAATTATGAAATTGATTTAAAAATTTTGTCTTACTTTTCCTATTCTTTCTTGTTTGGTGCAATCCCTTTAATCAACATTTCTGTCCATTCTTCTGTATAGGGCATGATTTTTTCATATACTTGAGGACTGGAAATTCCTTCTACAAGTGCCTGGAAATAAATCAATAGAAATTCATCGGAATATTTTAAGTCAATTTTTCCTTCCTTACGTCCACGGTGGAATAGATCTAATAACATACCAAAACTTTCTTGGGTATATTGTTGCATCATTATTGACAATCCATCATCATCTTTTCTTGTAAGATATTCCATCATAGATAAATAAAAATCCTGATTGATCTTATTAAAAAAATTAATTTTATTTTGGCTCATTGAAATTAGTGTCTCTTCAAAAGTTTTATTCTGATCCATGATTTGCTTTGCGGATGTCGCCATTTGTTTTAAAAAGTGCTTGAAAACTTCATGGATAAGATTTTCTTTACTGCCAAAATATTTGAAAACAGTTGTTTTTCCAACATTAGAGGATTTTGCAATTTCCTCCATCGTTACATTTGATTTTTCTGCATCACTATTCATCAATGTAAAAGCAGCTTCTAATATCTTTTTTTTCTTCTCTTCGGTTCTTTTTTCAAAGCCATTCACTGTCTAAGCCTACTTTCTATATATCATTAATATTTCTCCGGCAGTTTATACTTTTCCTTATATTATATAGAAAAATATACGAACTATCAAACTGATAATAGTATTTATTTTATTGACTAAAGGACTTAAAAGTAATAATATTGAACCTATAATTGAACTTTAGTTTAAAAAGAGGTTTAAATTTATAATAAAATGAACTATTTCATTAATAATAGTTTATAATTATAACTTCTTCTTAGACCGGAAAGCACGTTATAACTTGATATTAATTTTTATGAAGGAGTGTCAGTGTTATGACCAAGATTGTGAAATTACAAGGAGTACAAAAGAAATTTGGTAAGTTTCAAGCGTTAAAGGATGTAACATTTGCAGTGAATGCTGGGGAGGTTGTGGGTTTTATTGGACCTAATGGTGCAGGTAAATCAACAACAATACGTGCTTTATTAGGTATTATCAAACGGGATGCAGGGAAGGCAGAAATTTTTGGGAAAGATGTTTGGAAAGATAGCCTAGAAATTCATAAACGTATTTCCTATGTTCCTGGAGATGTTGCACTTTGGGGGAGTTTGACAGGTGGAGAAATCATTGATCTATTTATTAAATTACATGGTGGAGGGGATAAACAAAAAAGGGATAATTTAATTGAGCGTTTTGAATTGGACCCAAAGAAAAAAGCGAAAGGATATTCGAAAGGAAACCGCCAAAAAGTAGGTTTGATTGCAGCACTATCAGTTGAATCAGATTTATATATATTTGATGAGCCGACTTCAGGCTTGGACCCATTGATGGAAGCAGTTTTTCAAGAAGAAGTGGAAAAAATCAAAGGTGCG encodes:
- a CDS encoding TetR/AcrR family transcriptional regulator, whose product is MNGFEKRTEEKKKKILEAAFTLMNSDAEKSNVTMEEIAKSSNVGKTTVFKYFGSKENLIHEVFKHFLKQMATSAKQIMDQNKTFEETLISMSQNKINFFNKINQDFYLSMMEYLTRKDDDGLSIMMQQYTQESFGMLLDLFHRGRKEGKIDLKYSDEFLLIYFQALVEGISSPQVYEKIMPYTEEWTEMLIKGIAPNKKE
- a CDS encoding sodium/glutamate symporter, yielding MENFTIWSLMIDISIISGLLLVGTILRAKVRWIQSLFLPASMIAGFLGLAFGPSGLGILPFSEQFSVYPSLLIAVIFAAIPIGAAKVRLSEVFHRVRNMFSYSMILTLSMWGIGVLFAMLILNPIFNDLPNGFGLILGAGFLGGHGTAAALGEGLIHAGWEEAMDLGMTSATVGLLVAVLGGLFLIKHSTESGKTQFITSFKDLPSELKSGLMPKSKRFNMGQETVSSSSIDPLVLHLAIIAFIIGISYWLTNTLSDLIPAISIPLFSVAFILGLLFQAISRRIKSDKYVDGRVMERIGGTATDFLVAFGIASINITVVMDYALPLILLFAFGTLWAYLLFRFVGPNIFKEFWLEKSIFGWGWSTGTVAMGLALLRIVDPELKSRTPEDYALAYVGVAPIDIIIVTFAPILFALGFTWAIPVVLLLGAAAIIVIYKVIGLWGQGKHENTSN
- a CDS encoding ATP-binding protein, which codes for MRYPIKYLENNLVFNHDGECFAYYELLPYNYSFLSEDEKIQVHDHFRQLIAQNQDGKIHALQISTASSIRSVQERSKELVTGRLKEVAYERIDDQTEALVSMIGEHQVDYHFFIGFKLLLNEEEVSMKAMGKNIKNSLSSFVRDVNHHLMGDFVSMPHEEIRRFSKMESLLQNKISRRFKVRPLDKNDFGYLIEHLHEQTGIAYDEYDYALPLKKLKKETLVKRYDLIKPTRCLIEENQRYLKIEQEEQTTYVSYFTINSIVGDLEFPSDEIFYYQQQQFDFPIDTSMNVEIVTNKKALSTVRNKKKELKDLDNHAWESDNETGSNVIDALEQVNELEDVLDQTKESMYKLSYVIRVSAPNLDELKQRCNEVKDFYDDLNVKLVRPFGDMLGLHSEFIPASKRYMNDYIQYVTSDFLAGLGFGATQMLGETEGIYFGYNLDTGRNVYLNPSLASQGVKGSVTNALASAFLGSLGGGKSFSNNLLVYYAVLFGGQALIVDPKAERGKWKETLPEIAHEINIVNLTSEESNKGLLDPFVIMKKKKDSESLAIDILTFLTGISSRDGDKFPVLRRAIRAVGQQEERGLLLVIHELRSDPNPLAGPIADHIESFTDYDFAHLLFSDGTVKNSISLEKQLNMIQVADLVLPDAETSFEEYTTMELLSVAMLIVISTFALDFIHSDRSIFKIVDLDEAWSFLQVAQGKTLSNKLVRAGRAMNAGVYFVTQNADDLTDEKLKNNIGVKFAFRSRDMTEIKKTLQFFGVDSEDESNQRRLRELENGQCLIQDLYGRVGIIQVHPVFEDLFDAFDTRPPVNEKETR
- a CDS encoding conjugal transfer protein; translated protein: MKKLKSYTRIWSVEKVIYAINDFPLPFPVTFNQMSWFVLSLLVVMLLGNLPPLSFIDGALLKYIGIPVGLTWFMSQKTFDGKKPYSFLKSVLTYWFRPKVTYAGKPVKLQRVKVNESITAVRSEVHALSD
- a CDS encoding antirestriction protein ArdA — protein: MEMQVYIANLGKYNEGELVGAWFTPPIDMEDVKERIGLNDEYEEYAIHDFELPFEVDEYTPISEINRLCAMVQEIEGSPLYDALSEVQGYWFDSLEELLEHQDDIICYSDCENMEDVARYLIEETGVLGEVPANLQNYIDYRAFGLDLEIEGSFLVTSHGVFEYVQ
- a CDS encoding FtsK/SpoIIIE domain-containing protein translates to MKTFKRRGKRIKEKDASLVFQFIFFGLTGVWLVSFIPFHLSFLLSTTWQLDVFQIHFFSTYGWVTLLISLALTAGCAYLYYRYRYDKIKQVIHRQKLAKMILENGWYETKQVTQEGFFKDIPSNKTKEKISHFPKIYYRFEKGLLHIQVEITLGKYQDQLLNLENKLESGLYCELVSKELHDSYVEYILFYDMSVNRIPIEEVIAQNGSLKLMKSLYWEYDKLPHMLIAGGTGGGKTYFILTLIEALLKTDAKLYILDPKNADLADLATVMPDVYYKKEDMMACIDQFYEAMMVRSEEMKQMKGYKTGENYAYLGLSPHFLIFDEYVAFMGMLASKENTAVLTKLKQIVMLGRQAGFFLILACQRPDAKYLGDGIRDQFNFRVALGRMSELGYGMMFGSDVQKQFFLKQIKGRGYVDKGDNVISEFYTPLVPKGHDFLKEIGKLV
- the mobT gene encoding MobT family relaxase; amino-acid sequence: MNQVPWYQQLKEKRLEYGVSQNKLAVHIGISRQYMSEIETGKVTPSDSLQAALFDILEQFNPDAPLEILFDYVRIRFLTTNPKPVIEDILKLKMEYMLHEDFAFYSYMEQYVFGDIVVMVSPDEDKGCLLELKGKGCRQFENFLLAQQRTWFDFFMEVFRVGGVFKRIDLAINDKTGILDIPFLTNKCRNEECISVFRSFKSYRSGELVQSEDKPDMGNTLYIGSLKSDVYFCAYEKDYEQYVKYGTSLEDTDMKNRFEIRLKNDRAYHAVVDLMMYEDAGRTAFSIINRYIRFVDKNEEKRRSSWKMNKEWQRFLDLGVNRKISLTTKPEPYTFDKTLRWLAHQVAPTWKLATKIDELNQTSVIKDMLEQTELSKRHQKILMQQTIPIEKVIQPSSDNE
- a CDS encoding ABC transporter ATP-binding protein, coding for MTKIVKLQGVQKKFGKFQALKDVTFAVNAGEVVGFIGPNGAGKSTTIRALLGIIKRDAGKAEIFGKDVWKDSLEIHKRISYVPGDVALWGSLTGGEIIDLFIKLHGGGDKQKRDNLIERFELDPKKKAKGYSKGNRQKVGLIAALSVESDLYIFDEPTSGLDPLMEAVFQEEVEKIKGAGKSILLSSHILSEVERLADRVVIIRQGEIVETGTLDELRHLTRSTVTLVTEGDVGVMASITGVHDFMQKDNQATFSADHQYLNDILTQATKLGVKKFEAVPPTLEDLFMRHYEG
- a CDS encoding NAD(P)-dependent oxidoreductase → MCDGAYVTEERIDKAKNLKLAITAGIGSDHVDLDAAIEKNITVAEIPGSNNVSVAEQNVMEALLLLRNYEEGHRQAVEGEWDLPKVGARAHDIVGKKVGIFGLGRIGELTAKRLKPFEVELQYHDPYRKEDLENEIGIDYVDFDTLIQTSDVVIVQSPLTKDTKNKFDKNVISQMKDDAVLVNCARGGIVEKDALAEAVNKGKIRYGGDVWYP